A single genomic interval of Spinacia oleracea cultivar Varoflay chromosome 6, BTI_SOV_V1, whole genome shotgun sequence harbors:
- the LOC130463097 gene encoding uncharacterized protein has product MLFYVELFPFCYFSTKSNSICLLLIFKGDEASLQKALHLVYNLNQDCVDVLFYASWCQFSRNFRPSYSTLSSLYPSIPHFAIEESAIRPRTVATMDDHRDNEIQGIDGASHPTGESQGTNTSKKTKFRGPSKGVQAKKPMHLQYNQYGIPDGEWSGEYGKQVGSCAARININVKEYSTLDEHTKKGFWEETKLLFHIIDDPAKRREKYFHMCVAKRFGAFKSRLTRRWITKKEKMPKHQTNDMPWDIYHQITEDDWKTFVIERNKPEMLVRREKASKSALQNKHPHRTGQKGYVRKRPEWINDGRLPPEAALTLSSGSSSVTSSLTTAPDRFKKFRSVEWILAHQVKNKEGKWEVDPNDKEAVNIAKMALEYIEEEGKGNISFTQGEDALTKAMGKKDHRGRVKATGGVNVGYKVAFGPIDRSSRCGHIEPSPEAIESIRASVRREFEDQLERKVAEALQNQLATLKATGQLHTLSTPALDSALVSDEFDVNRALVTCCSSSSQQPRELKAITPCRLALEDKVLGNKVIVADGMAYPLDGSLHQHFRSMKPSHYKVQVDCIYDGHDDDTLPVPTGDGFNNLGRALASFVQWPIHLVIFEEDEEYSTPRPTKKSRSQIFEEVVGSSKGKKNELIVKEKTTELVVKDKTTELIVKEKATLDLGSKEKTTLKLTAKGNSCSNKLESKSKSKNSKTAKEMVGSCDRKTEESAAKSKKQNLADDTIQGLGPSCNYLKFIINTAPGDVYKNTSIPLPASVWHYDEDRQTYVNEVDVEEFLRGACLNISVIQVYMMCLFHEHTFAFDNSQIGFVCPEAMSSSRIKANPQAASMYLKVVFNAEIEKEKKGDPNITKWFLIPYHQENHWILYVLDLRRGCAYIFDSAIGSNRENSAWGILCLAYQVYKFNDGICPNRATMQGLKGFHVKCAQQVGAHECGYYVMKFMHEIVTLHHNTDERLDNAYTPRNAPYTDEEIDVVREQWAKFFTTEYLFT; this is encoded by the exons ATGTTATTTTATGTGGAGCTTTTTCCTTTCTGTTACTTTTCAACTAAATCTAATAGCATTTGCTTACTTCTAATTTTCAAGGGAGATGAAGCATCATTGCAAAAAGCGCTGCATTTGGTGTACAACCTCAATCAGGACTGTGTAGATGTTCTGTTTTATGCTTCTTGGTGCCAGTTCTCGAGGAACTTCAGACCAAGCTATTCAACCCTGTCTTCCTTATATCCATCTATTCCTCATTTTGCAATAGAAGAATCAGCCATCAGACCAAG GACCGTAGCTACCATGGATGATCATCGTGATAATGAAATACAGGGAATTGATGGAGCTAGTCATCCTACGGGGGAATCACAAGGTACCAACACTAGTAAAAAGACCAAATTCCGTGGTCCGTCAAAAGGAGTTCAAGCCAAAAAGCCTATGCATCTTCAGTATAATCAATATGGAATCCCCGATGGAGAATGGTCAGGAGAATACGGGAAGCAAGTTGGGTCTTGTGCTGCTAGAATTAACATTAATGTGAAAGAATATTCAACGTTAGATGAACACACAAAGAAGGGGTTTTGGGAGGAGACCAAG CTTCTGTTCCACATTATTGATGATCCGgctaaaaggagagaaaaatattttcatatgTGTGTGGCGAAACGCTTTGGAGCTTTCAAGTCCAGGTTAACGCGGCGTTGGATaactaagaaagaaaaaatgccGAAACATCAGACAAATGACATGCCTTGGGACATCTACCATCAAAtcacagaggatgattggaaaACATTTGTGATAGAACGAAACAAGCCGGAGATGTTG GTTCGTAGAGAAAAAGCAAGTAAAAGTGCATTACAAAACAAGCACCCACATCGCACAGGCCAAAAGGGTTATGTTAGAAAGAGACCAGAGTGGATAAATGATGGGCGACTACCGCCAGAGGCAGCTTTAACCCTCTCAAGTGGCTCCTCCTCAGTGACCTCATCACTCACCACAGCGCCAGATAGATTTAAGAAGTTTAGATCAGTAGAGTGGATCTTGGCTCATCAAGTTAAAAACAAAGAGGGAAAGTGGGAAGTTGACCCGAATGATAAAGAAGCCGTAAATATTGCTAAGATGGCT TTGGAGTACATAGAAGAAgagggaaaaggaaatatttcatTCACCCAGGGAGAAGATGCCCTCACCAAGGCTATGGGAAAAAAGGATCACCGTGGGCGTGTCAAGGCAACAGGTGGAGTTAATGTCGGTTACAAAGTTGCTTTCGGTCCAATAGACCGAAGTAGTAGATGTGGCCATATTGAACCATCACCGGAGGCTATCGAATCAATCAGAGCTTCGGTGAGAAGGGAGTTTGAAGATCAATTAGAGAGAAAGGTGGCGGAGGCCCTCCAAAACCAACTAGCCACATTGAAAGCAACCGGTCAACTACACACCCTCTCTACCCCCGCACTTGATTCTGCTCTTGTAAGTGATGAGTTTGATGTTAACCGTGCACTCGTAACCTGTTGTTCGAGTTCATCGCAGCAACCACGCGAGCTGAAG GCCATAACTCCATGTCGTCTTGCCCTTGAGGATAAAGTTTTGGGTAACAAAGTGATAGTGGCAGATGGTATGGCGTACCCATTGGATGGTTCGTTGCACCAACACTTTAGATCGATGAAGCCTAGTCATTATAAGGTCCAAGTTGATTGTATTTACGACGGACATGATGATGACACTCTTCCGGTACCTACTGGAGATGGATTCAATAACTTAGGCAGGGCTCTTGCTAGTTTTGTGCAATGGCCAATTCACTTGGTGATTTTCGAAGAAGACGAG GAGTACTCTACTCCACGCCCAACAAAGAAGTCCAGGAGTcagatttttgaagaggtggttGGTAGCTCCAAAGGGaagaaaaacgaattaattgtcAAAGAGAAGACAACAGAATTAGTTGTCAAAGATAAGACAACAGAATTAATTGTCAAAGAGAAGGCAACACTTGATTTAGGGTCCAAAGAGAAGACAACACTGAAGTTAACGGCCAAG GGAAATTCATGCTCAAATAAGTTGGAGTCGAAATCGAAGTCGAAGAACTCTAAGACGGCCAAAGAGATGGTaggtagttgtgatcgtaaaACTGAAGAATCAGCCGCCAAAAGTAAGAAGCAAAATTTGGCAGACGAcacaattcaaggtcttggcccATCATGCAATTATTTGAAGTTTATCATCAATACGGCGCCCGGTGATGTATATaaaaatacttcaatcccattgCCCGCTTCGGTTTGGCATTATGACGAAGATCGACAAACTTATGTAAATGAGGTTGACGTTGAAGAGTTCCTTAGAGGGGCGTGCCTCAACATTTCAGTGATCCAAGTCTATATGAT GTGTTTATTCCACGAACACACCTTTGCATTTGACAACTCTCAGATTGGGTTTGTTTGTCCCGAGGCAATGTCAAGCTCTAGAATCAAGGCCAACCCTCAGGCTGCATCAATGTATTTGAAAGTAGTTTTCAatgctgaaattgaaaaggagaagaagGGTGATCCTAACATTACCAAGTGGTTTTTGATCCCATACCATCAAGA AaatcattggattttgtacgtGTTAGACCTACGTAGAGGTTGTGCGTATATTTTCGACTCTGCGATAGGTTCCAACCGAGAAAATAGTGCATGGGGAATCTTGTGTTT ggcataccaagtgtacaagtttAATGATGGGATTTGTCCGAATAGAGCGACTATGCAGGGGTTGAAAGGCTTCCA